Proteins encoded within one genomic window of Chrysemys picta bellii isolate R12L10 chromosome 6, ASM1138683v2, whole genome shotgun sequence:
- the THAP1 gene encoding THAP domain-containing protein 1 isoform X1, whose amino-acid sequence MVQSCSAYRCRNRYDKEKPISFHKFPLTRPDLCKKWEAAVKRKNFKPTKYSSICSEHFTPDCFKRECNNKLLKENAVPTIFCYTEPSEKVKTEEFTEQPEDLSAAPPPPPPPPTLLPPAPPQPSFPLSQIDARLVDPSIGLLMPPLQTPNNLAVFCDHNYTVEDTVHQRKRIQQLEEQVEKLRKKLKTAQQRCRRQERQIEKLREIVQFQKEKDIVAGKGYVILPNDYFEIVEVPA is encoded by the exons ATGGTGCAGTCCTGCTCCGCCTACCGCTGCCGGAACCGATACGACAAAGAGAAGCCTATCTCCTTCCACAA GTTTCCTCTCACGAGACCTGATCTCTGCAAAAAATGGGAAGCTGctgttaaaagaaaaaacttCAAACCAACAAAGTATAGCAGCATTTGTTCAGAACACTTTACTCCAGATTGCTTTAAAAGAGAGTGCAACAACAAGCTACTGAAAGAAAATGCTGTGCCCACAATATTTTGTTACACTGAACCCAGTGAGAAGGTAAAG ACTGAAGAATTTACAGAGCAACCCGAAGATCTGTCTGCCGCACCAccaccccctccaccaccccctaCTCTGCTACCACCTGCCCCACCGCAGCCTTCCTTTCCTTTGTCTCAAATAGATGCAAGATTGGTAGATCCAAGTATTGGATTATTAATGCCTCctctccagacccctaataatctTGCCGTTTTCTGTGATCACAACTATACTGTAGAGGATACAGTACATCAAAGAAAGAGAAttcagcagctggaggaacaagTTGAAAAACTGCGAAAGAAGCTCAAGACAGCGCAGCAGCGATGCAGACGTCAGGAAAGACAGATTGAAAAACTGCGAGAGATCGTTCAGTTTCAGAAGGAAAAAGACATAGTGGCAGGAAAAGGCTATGTGATTCTACCTAATGACTATTTTGAAATCGTGGAAGTACCTGCATAA
- the THAP1 gene encoding THAP domain-containing protein 1 isoform X2: MVQSCSAYRCRNRYDKEKPISFHKFPLTRPDLCKKWEAAVKRKNFKPTKYSSICSEHFTPDCFKRECNNKLLKENAVPTIFCYTEPSEKTEEFTEQPEDLSAAPPPPPPPPTLLPPAPPQPSFPLSQIDARLVDPSIGLLMPPLQTPNNLAVFCDHNYTVEDTVHQRKRIQQLEEQVEKLRKKLKTAQQRCRRQERQIEKLREIVQFQKEKDIVAGKGYVILPNDYFEIVEVPA, from the exons ATGGTGCAGTCCTGCTCCGCCTACCGCTGCCGGAACCGATACGACAAAGAGAAGCCTATCTCCTTCCACAA GTTTCCTCTCACGAGACCTGATCTCTGCAAAAAATGGGAAGCTGctgttaaaagaaaaaacttCAAACCAACAAAGTATAGCAGCATTTGTTCAGAACACTTTACTCCAGATTGCTTTAAAAGAGAGTGCAACAACAAGCTACTGAAAGAAAATGCTGTGCCCACAATATTTTGTTACACTGAACCCAGTGAGAAG ACTGAAGAATTTACAGAGCAACCCGAAGATCTGTCTGCCGCACCAccaccccctccaccaccccctaCTCTGCTACCACCTGCCCCACCGCAGCCTTCCTTTCCTTTGTCTCAAATAGATGCAAGATTGGTAGATCCAAGTATTGGATTATTAATGCCTCctctccagacccctaataatctTGCCGTTTTCTGTGATCACAACTATACTGTAGAGGATACAGTACATCAAAGAAAGAGAAttcagcagctggaggaacaagTTGAAAAACTGCGAAAGAAGCTCAAGACAGCGCAGCAGCGATGCAGACGTCAGGAAAGACAGATTGAAAAACTGCGAGAGATCGTTCAGTTTCAGAAGGAAAAAGACATAGTGGCAGGAAAAGGCTATGTGATTCTACCTAATGACTATTTTGAAATCGTGGAAGTACCTGCATAA